A segment of the Aureliella helgolandensis genome:
TGTTCTGGGGGAATCCACTGGCTAATTGTGTCGGCAACTGCCACGCCACAGACCAGTCCCAGCAACGCCCATTGGCTGCGATCGGTGGGGGCACCATCATTCCCCAACGCTAAGGTGAGCATGAGGCACCCCGCTGGCGACCACCACTGGTGCTCACCGCGGCCACGGCCAGCGGTTTGTTCATCCGCTACGAACAGCGCCGGGAGTGATGCGGTCGATGCCAGAGCTCGTTTGGCAGCGAGGTTGGTCGAATCTACGGTCGCCAGCCAGGATGAGCTAGCAATCCAGCCATGTGCGTGGATTTGGTCGAGGACCGCTTCGCGTAACGCTTGAGGAGGTGGCAGGCTCAACTCCTCGTCGCCAGTACAACGGCGCAAACGGCTACGATGGTCAGAAGGCTGACGATCACCAGTGCCTGCCATGAGACGTGGCGTTCTGGTGGGGGGAGCAATTTGCGAGCTAGTGATTGCAGGCCGGGATCGGTCACGGTTCCAGCTCCAACATCGGGCGGTTGGGACGCTGCCTCGGCGGAGGACGCGGCGGGACGCTTTTCCAGCAAACGCAGCATGACTGCTTGTACCGTGCGGGCGTTGAAGGGGCGGCGGTCGGGGTCCTTTTCCAGCAGCTGGTCAATAATGCTAGCCAACTTGGAGGGGCAGTCCGAAATATACTCGGTGACTTTGGGAGCTGGTTTGTGCAGATGTTGCTCAAACAGCAATGCGAAGTTGTTGCCAGCGGCAAAGGGCTTTTCACCGGTGAGCAACTCAAACAGAACGCAGCCCAGAGAGTAAAGATCCGCCTTGCCGGTTAGGGTCGCCTGCCCCGTGATCTGTTCGGGAGACATGTAGGCGTGTGTGCCCACGGTAATGCCTTGGTCGGTGATGTCTTCTGCGTTGGTATCCCGGGCGATACCAAAGTCGCCGAGCTTCACGCAGCCCTCCTTGGTTAGGAATAGATTGGAGGGTTTGAGGTCGCGGTGGATAATGCCTTGATTGTGGGCATACTGCAGGGCGCTGCAGACTTGCCGGCCCACCGAAGCGACTTCTTGCCAGTTCAATTTGCCATAGCGATCGAGCAGATCTCGGATGTTCCCCCCCTCAACGACCTCCATGGCATAGTAGAGTCTGCCATCGACGTCTCCGCCGCCAAAGTAGCGAATGATGTGCGGGTGGTTGAGTCGCTGGAGGATTGACATTTCGAGGCGGAAGCGGGCACGCACCAGTTGGTTCTCTGACAGCCCAGGCTGCAGTAATTTGACAGCGACTTCTTCTCCCGTCTTTATCCATCGGCCGCGGAAGACTTCCCCCACGGTACCTGTGCCCAGCGGCTCCCCCAGCTCGATATTTGCCAATGATAGGTTCAAAACGCGATTCCGTAGTTGCGGAGGGCTGTCAAAAGCGGAGGAGGATTTCGCGGGTGCGGATTCCCCGGTGGCGGCGGTCCCGTTTCCACCAATCGTTCCCTCCGAAGTGTCGCATTTTGCGAGCAATTCATCAATCAGATTGAAAGATCTGCAATCATTCCGCTCAATTGACAATCTTACAACGTTTCCGCGAAAGGGGGTGTGGATGGCGTAACTCACTGGCTGTAAATGCCTTACGTCGCAAATCGAGGGGAGCCTAGGAGGTTCGGTGACGATTGGCACGGTAAATGCAGTAGTAGCAACTCTGACAGTCGTCACGATTGTGACAG
Coding sequences within it:
- a CDS encoding serine/threonine protein kinase — its product is MLAKCDTSEGTIGGNGTAATGESAPAKSSSAFDSPPQLRNRVLNLSLANIELGEPLGTGTVGEVFRGRWIKTGEEVAVKLLQPGLSENQLVRARFRLEMSILQRLNHPHIIRYFGGGDVDGRLYYAMEVVEGGNIRDLLDRYGKLNWQEVASVGRQVCSALQYAHNQGIIHRDLKPSNLFLTKEGCVKLGDFGIARDTNAEDITDQGITVGTHAYMSPEQITGQATLTGKADLYSLGCVLFELLTGEKPFAAGNNFALLFEQHLHKPAPKVTEYISDCPSKLASIIDQLLEKDPDRRPFNARTVQAVMLRLLEKRPAASSAEAASQPPDVGAGTVTDPGLQSLARKLLPPPERHVSWQALVIVSLLTIVAVCAVVLATRS